A window of Blautia argi genomic DNA:
CCATCTGTATCTTTTCTTCATTGGGCTCTTTTCCATTTATTGCATCAATCAACATATGGCCTGTTGTTGAAATTCTGATCGGTTCTCCCATAGCATATTTAACAAATCCAAATTCCATCGGCAATTTAAAGATTGTATCAAATCTGGAATCCCAGCCATATTCAAACCCAGCCTCTTTATGCCTTTGGGGACTTCTTTCAATTATAAAATCGATTTGAGCATCTGAATATTTTTCATCATCACTCTTTAAAATACAAGCCAAATCTGGAGTTCTTCTAACTATCACTGGGGTATATAACTTCTGTTTAATTGCATTATATATCACTTTCATAATTATATCATGCGTTAAGACCTGATTTTCATACGGTAACAAACAATTCAAGAATCTTACAATTCTATTGGGATTTCTCATAGTTGTCGAAAATGACAATGGTTTGCTCTCAGCTTTTCTGCTACGCATAATTTGTGACAAACACCTCCTGTGAATCGGCTTTTATCGTATTATCATTAAAACTAATATAATTACTCTTTATGTCATATGCAAAATATTTTTTCGACCACTCTAAAAATCTTTGATTTACCTTCCCTTTATGAGTAATCAAGTTTGTTATTCCAAATCTAATCCCTTTATCATTTAGAGCATCTAAATATTCGCATAACTCATCTTCTTTTTTTTCATTCCACAGTTTATTATATTCACTCATGGAAATCAAATAGGGTGGATCCAAAAACACATATGAACTCTTCCCAAACTCAATCTTTTCCAAAAAGGATATATAATCCATATTAAAAAATTCAATTTTATGTTTCCCGATGAACTCCAGGTAATTATTTAACGCTTGGTATACATTGTTATTAAAATCCACATTCCCCACAGGTAGATTAAAATCACCCTTTCTATTAAAACGAATCATATGATTAAATCCATATATCAGTAGTAGATATAATCTGAGAAAATCATCTTTTTCCGCATTAAAATCTCTTCTCATACGAATATATGCTTCTTTATTGTATTTTGAATAATAAGTTTTCACGTATTTCTTTTTCATTTCTTCTGGCACATAAATTCCACGATACGAACAAGATAAGCCATAAAAATCTATTATATCAAATAATTTTCCAAATAATTCCTCTGATTTACCAGTATAACTTCCTATTTGCTGATGCAGCTCTACAACATAGGAATCCACATCATTTAACATGTATGTATTTCCTTTGGAATTTAAAAAAGAACTGCCACCGCCCACAAATGGTTCTATATACTGTTCTATGTTCTTTGGCATTAATTCTTTGAGCTGCGGCATAAGCTTATATTTATCTCCCACATAGAAAAACGGAGACCTTATTATTTTTTTATTTTCCATCGCCTGTACCTACTTTCGTTATAAAAACAAATTCTTTATGATCACTAAATTCTGTCTTCCCAGCATTAAAACATTGATGTGACTTTTCATAAACAGTCGTCTGTCCCTTTAATGATAAAATATCTTTTATTTCTTCCAATGTAATTTTATTTTTCGAAGAACTGCTTTTTGAATTATAAGTGTTGTTATATGTAACAACGATATATTTCACATCAATATTTTTGATTAAATCAGCAAAAACCTCAGGAGCATTACTTCTGCAATAGTCACTCATATTTTCTGCTTGTGGCTTCAGCGCAACTCCTTCTAATCGAGGCTTTTTCCACTGAACAACATTTTCTAAAACATGATAAAATCTGCTATATTGTCGACTGTTATATGGAGGATCAATAAACGCAATGTCTGCTTTTATCTTTCGTACTAATTTATTTGCATCCATTCTATAAATAACAAATTTATCAGATGTTTTCTCTGCATTAATTAACTCATAAATGAATTTATCTTGAATATTATCTCTTTTTCTATATGCGTCATAATGCCCTACCGTATTTGCAATTTTATCCATTGAATACAATAAAGAGGCTAAAAGGATACAATATTCTCTATCTGTTAATCCTTCTTTTAATCTTTTAATTTCTTCTCTGATCTCGCCTATTAATTTTGCGTCATTATATGAAAAGTATTTCCCTCCAAAATTTTCCGAAAAATAATTATCCTTTAATTTACTAGGATTTATTGTTTGAAACTGTTTTTTATATTTTTCAATTACCTCTATATTGTACTCTCCGCTCCCCAAAAAAGCCTTATATATTATTTCATTCGAGAACAAAAAATCATTCATGATAACTTTCTTGTAATATTTGCTCATATGGACACTCACAATTCCTGTGCCTGCAAACACATCAAAAAAACTCTCTCCGTCACAATTATTTAATATCAATTCTTCTATCCAATCAAGTAGCTTATATTTACTTCCTGTATATCTTCTATTATTAATGTCATACATGTGCAACAGCCTCTTCCTTTACTTTTTAATTGTGCCTTCGATTGTTTTCTCTTAACTTATATGGTATATTATATTCATTTATTTAAGGAATTGCAAGCTTTTTCAGAACATTTGTTCTTCAAGGAGTCCAAAGCAGAAAAACTCCAAATTCATCTAAAGAAAATGAAAGATACCATTTCTTGATATATAATCATATTTTTGGTAAGCGCTTAATTTTTAGGTATGATAGAAAAAATCCCCGACTACTTTTCAGTAGCCGGAGCACCTTGACAATTCACATATAATTGATTTGATTCGTTTACACGATGTTCGATTTCAGCTTTGACAGTTTCGTTCCATGGAGCCAGAAGTTCTAATTCATCATCGCTCATCCTATCATTAGGCACTTTTTCCAGCAGATAAGCAAGATAGTGATAGACGTTTACTCCATTGGCTTTTGCCATTTCTACCATAGTGTACACAACAGCACTGGCCTGGGCTCCATTTGGTGTGTCACAGAACAACCAGTTTTTACGGCCTACTGTAAATGGACGGATCGCATTTTCGCTGAGATTATTAGAAAAACTGCAACGGCCATCTTCCAGATAGGTGGACAGATAGGAGCGGCGGTTCTGAATGTAGGTGACAGCTTTATCCATTCTGCTTCCACGGGCAGGGTTCTGCTGATCAAGCCACGACAAAAAGCCTTCTACTACCGGCTTTTCTTTTTCAAGACGCGCCTTTTTGATAGCATCGAAGGAAGAATACTTTGATCTGATCACATCTTCCAGATGGAAGAGCTGGTTAATGTACAGCATTCCCTGTACGGATGGCTGGGCATAATCCAAAGCTTTTCCCTTGGGAATGGCATCTGCCAGATATCTTCTGATGTGTGCCCAGCAGGCTGTGCGTTTGGCATCTGGAACTTTATTGTACCCACTATAGCCATCGCACATCAGATAACCCTTGAAGCCGTGAAGAAAATCTACAGCATTGTCTCCGGCTCGGGTTTCCGAATATTTATAGAGGATAATAGGTAGTCCTCCGTCTTCACCGCTGCGGAACAGCCACATATATGACTTTGTCTGAGCGCGGCGTTCCGGTTCATGCAGAACCTGAAGTGGCGTTTCATCTGCCATCGCGAATCCACGTTCCAGAAGTTTCCTGTGGAAGTATTCGTACATAGGAAGAAAAAACGCTTCGGAATTCCGGATCACCCAGTTTGCCATAGTAGCTCTGGTGAGCTCTACGCCATACTGTTTCCAGTCCTTTTCCTGACGGTAGTATGGGAGACCATTACAAAACTTCTGGTACATTACCCAGGCAACTGTTCCGGCAGAAGCCATTCCATAAAGCATATGGGCTCTGCCATCTTTTCCTTTTTTGATGACCGGAATATCCTGAAGTTTGCACTGCGGACACTCATAGTTCTTACTATAGTATTCATATACTTTCAGTTTTGCCGGTACAAAAACCAGCTCCCGGCGGACAAACTCTTCCCCGATTTCTTTCAGCGGGGTGCCACAGGCAGGGCAGAGTTTCTCTTCCTCAGAAAGTTCCAGATACTTTTTCTCAACAGGAACTCCCTTAAACCGTTCAGCATCTGTAGCTCTTGCTTTTCGTTTTTTTGCTGTTTTTTCCGGAAGAAGTGCTTCAAGATCCTCTGCTTTTGCAGCTTCTGGATCCTGTTCCAGTTCCGCTTCATTGAAAAAGTTTAACTAGCCTGGAATATCGATGGTTCTTTTTTCGCTGGAGGTGCCAAACAGTTTTTTACGGAGAAGGTCTATCTCTTCTTTCAGGTTATCCCGTTCCTGGGTAAGAGCCTCTTCCCGTTTATTGGCAGCATCGACAGTTGCCTGAAGTGTTTTTATCATCTTTTTGAGATCGTTTATCATGTCCTTCAGCTCACGGAGCTGGATATCTTTAGAACCGTCTGCCACTGCTTTTTCCTCCTGTTTCTGATGTTTCCATTATACCAGAAAACAGGGACTTTTCCCAGCAAAACAGCGGATTTACCAGGACTTGAAAGTGCTGAAAATACAGCGAAAAATGCGAGTTTTATGTGCATCTTTTTCATGTTGACTTAATCGCTTTTGGCTGCTCAATATCAAGGCCGGACATCAGCCAGTCGAACTCCCGCCATGTAAGATTCCGGACTTCAGATTTATTCCTGGGCCACCGGTAAGATCCCTGGGCGGTCAGCCTTTTATAGATCATAACGATCCCGTCAGGTTCTTTTAAAATGGCTTTGATACGGTCGCATCTACGGCCGCAGAAAAGAAAAAGTGCATGGTCAATATCCATCGAAAACTGTTCCTGGATAATCGCACACAATCCATCAATGGACTTGCGCATATCTGTTCTGCCGCAGACGATATAGATTGCATCAACACTTGAGATATCCGCTAACATAATGACTCCTTCAGCGTATCCATAAGCATCTTCAGAAGTACCGGTTTGATCTCATTACTCATTCGTATAAGCAATCCGTCTGCTTCGATTTCAATCGTATGTGAATTGTCAAGGTGCATAGGACTGTTTCCATTATCTGGAATCAGTCCTGCTGGAGAAGACTCCGGTTCTATAGCAATCTGGACTACATCCTGTTTATGGAACGTAAGGTCAAGAGTGCTGGCTTTTCCAACTGGATCCGGTATCTGACAGGCTTTTTTGCGGAGACGGGTAACTGCATTGTAAAAACAGCTGGGAGATATCCCGTGTTCATTACACCATGCAGCATCTGTCAGGCCGCTTTGTCTGCATTCGGTTACCAGTTCCATCCATTCATCCAAGGAACGTCCTGGAGCACGTTTATTACTCATAATGAAACCTCCAAATGTAGTAAATTTCTATCTCCTATCAAGCGGAGTGTAGTAAAAATCTATTTACTATCATTATGAGTTTAAAAACGTAGACAGTAAAGCTGCCCAAGATTTAAGCGCTTACTATTTTTGGAATTTTTTCTTCTACATAGCTTCTAACACTGAACGTTTATATACAGTAATATCAATTAGAGCCAAGATAGAACCAACAGGCATAAAGAAACCTCGGAAGCCCTTGTAAAATGGGCATCCGAGGTTTTCTGTCCGTTATTCGAACTCGCAAAGTTCTATTTGCTTTGTAGTGTATTCCCGTTGTTCCAGTTCCAAAACAGTTCATTTTTGAACTGTTTTGTATGGATTCGCTATGTTTTCATCTAATTGTATTGTCATTTTATTGTCAGTAATATGCTATAGATTAAAATCAACTAATAGTCTTAAATACTATAATATTCATAAAGCACTTCCATTCCCCTGCTAGCTGAAATTTATTTACTATTCCTTATTAATGCAATGATTACGGCAATAACTCCGACACATAGCCATATAATTCCCTTTACAGTATTTCCTGCCAAAAACCAAACTAAAGAAAAAAGCATCCATATAATTACCAAAATTATAATTCCTTTGTTACTCATATACTTCCTCCTCCATAAATTCAAATTTGTCACCTTCTACATATTGTATTTCCCAAGACAATAATTATCACAACATCAGCTAAAATAATACCCAATGCAATATACACAAAAAATGCCGGTAAAATATTTTCAAACACCCCCATAATTAATAGAAGAATTGCTATAACAGACATTCCAATTCCCATTGTTCTGCATAGCTTTTTTTCATTATATTTTGCCTTTTCTTCTTTTGAAGCTGTATTATATCCGGAAATTAACCAACTTCCATGTCCAGAAATCAAAACTATGGAAAGTACAGCAAATATTATAAATCCAACATATACTACCCAGTCTGGTCCAGTTGATAAGTCTGCCAGTTTCATTTGTATAACACCTCCCACCAAATTTCGATGTTGTTAAAGTCCACAAGTCGAAAATTCTGCATTACTCATCATCCTTAATCATATATAACAAATTATTATATTCTTGGTCCTATGTCAAGATTTAGTACAAGTTAAAATGAGGTTTTCCTCATCTTAACCTGCCAGCTGCAATTCATCTTGCTGAAGCCTACGATACAGCTCTTCATAATCGTTTGGTGACATATAATCACAGTGACTATGAATTCGTTTCGTATTGTAGAATGCTTCCAAAATGCAGTTAAAGGATTTTTGCGCCCTAAAATACATACAGAAACTAGAAAATACAAATCTCCCGAAGAAGTTCAAGTATTAAAAATACTGATTTCTACGGGAGATTCATATTTTAAGATTTAGAGCCTAAAAATCGGTATTAACCGATAGCCCCATGATTTGAGAAGTTTTTCCTTCCTAGGACGCTTCAAGATTATCTTTATACAATAAACAATCTCATGAATATAGTTTATTATTCCGTCACAACTAGATACCAGGATGTTCCACTTTCACTTAAATTTGTTTGCTGACACCACTCACCATCTGCTGAAGAATTATTTCTAACGCCTAAATACAATCCACTCAATCGATTTTTTAAAGCATATGAACCATCATCCTTTTCAATCACTTCCCACATCTGGTTCCATCCTTGATTATATTCATACTGTATAATAGATGCCCCCACCTGCGTGGACATAGAATTCACATCCAAAACAAGACCACTGTTCTTGTTCTTTATAATATAATAGTTTCCATCTACCTGCTCAAATATCCATTTTGGGCTGTTCCATCCACCATACGTATATTGTTCTATACTCGCATTGTTATCCTGGGACCCCTGACATACGTTAAATGCTTTCTGACTATTCACGTTATAAAACTCATATGAGCACTCATTTGATAAGAATGTCGTACCCGTTTTGAAAGCATTTAAAGCATCTGTAAATCTAAGTGTATTTGAAGAAACTTCTTCAGTCGCACCTAATGTGTAACCATCTGGTAAATACTGTGAATTTGCTTCTGGTTCCCAATAGAAAACGCCAATGCCTTTATTTCCAGGCACAGTATTCAAGGCATTTATTTCTTTACGAAGCAGTTCATAGGTTTTAGCTGCATCAGTTTCCACCTCGCCAGTTTCACAAATCATTACTTCTTTCTCGTATTTTGTTGCCATATTGTATAGATTTACTGCAACATTTTCAATCTCATCTCCAC
This region includes:
- a CDS encoding Dam family site-specific DNA-(adenine-N6)-methyltransferase, with translation MENKKIIRSPFFYVGDKYKLMPQLKELMPKNIEQYIEPFVGGGSSFLNSKGNTYMLNDVDSYVVELHQQIGSYTGKSEELFGKLFDIIDFYGLSCSYRGIYVPEEMKKKYVKTYYSKYNKEAYIRMRRDFNAEKDDFLRLYLLLIYGFNHMIRFNRKGDFNLPVGNVDFNNNVYQALNNYLEFIGKHKIEFFNMDYISFLEKIEFGKSSYVFLDPPYLISMSEYNKLWNEKKEDELCEYLDALNDKGIRFGITNLITHKGKVNQRFLEWSKKYFAYDIKSNYISFNDNTIKADSQEVFVTNYA
- a CDS encoding DNA adenine methylase, producing the protein MYDINNRRYTGSKYKLLDWIEELILNNCDGESFFDVFAGTGIVSVHMSKYYKKVIMNDFLFSNEIIYKAFLGSGEYNIEVIEKYKKQFQTINPSKLKDNYFSENFGGKYFSYNDAKLIGEIREEIKRLKEGLTDREYCILLASLLYSMDKIANTVGHYDAYRKRDNIQDKFIYELINAEKTSDKFVIYRMDANKLVRKIKADIAFIDPPYNSRQYSRFYHVLENVVQWKKPRLEGVALKPQAENMSDYCRSNAPEVFADLIKNIDVKYIVVTYNNTYNSKSSSSKNKITLEEIKDILSLKGQTTVYEKSHQCFNAGKTEFSDHKEFVFITKVGTGDGK
- the tnpB gene encoding IS66 family insertion sequence element accessory protein TnpB (TnpB, as the term is used for proteins encoded by IS66 family insertion elements, is considered an accessory protein, since TnpC, encoded by a neighboring gene, is a DDE family transposase.): MRKSIDGLCAIIQEQFSMDIDHALFLFCGRRCDRIKAILKEPDGIVMIYKRLTAQGSYRWPRNKSEVRNLTWREFDWLMSGLDIEQPKAIKST
- the tnpA gene encoding IS66 family insertion sequence element accessory protein TnpA, which codes for MSNKRAPGRSLDEWMELVTECRQSGLTDAAWCNEHGISPSCFYNAVTRLRKKACQIPDPVGKASTLDLTFHKQDVVQIAIEPESSPAGLIPDNGNSPMHLDNSHTIEIEADGLLIRMSNEIKPVLLKMLMDTLKESLC
- a CDS encoding DUF3784 domain-containing protein; translation: MKLADLSTGPDWVVYVGFIIFAVLSIVLISGHGSWLISGYNTASKEEKAKYNEKKLCRTMGIGMSVIAILLLIMGVFENILPAFFVYIALGIILADVVIIIVLGNTICRR